AAAACATACCTGTATAGCATAGCCTCCGGCTTTATCTGAACCTTCGCCACAACGAACATAAGCTTCGAGAAATTCGTCAGTTATGGAAGGGTCAAACTTCACCTGAGTTTCTTCAAGGTGTGTTTTCATAACATAACCTGGATGAATAGGCACTTCCATAGGCACAATAACACTGACAGCAGTAAATACTTTATGGGGTGTTTTAGAATTTCTGAGCTTTTTCAGCATGGCAAGGTGATGCTTGGGATCGTTGGGCTTCTCCATAATCTCAGAATCCAAAATCAATATAGTATCGGCGGATACAACTATGTCTGGTGAATCTTCTTCGGCGGCCTAAGTAGAAAAAATGCGTTAATATAGAAAAACAAGACAACTTTAGAGACTTCAGTGTGAAACTCTctgtaaagaaaaatttaaattaaacatCCATACCAGTTTCTCATAAACTGCAATCGCTTTCTGTACCGAAGTGTCAGCAGCATATTCCCAAGGAGTTATGTACAtagatttatttaaatcttcGGGGAATCCGGAAACGCAGGTTTCAACATTAGGAAATCcctattttaaatcaacATTAGTTTACGAACACGACCAAACGAATGAAATTAAGAGACGAACTCCAAAACTTCTAAGTAACACAAAACAGAGAATCATAAATaagaataatttattaagaTACAACACAATTTTTACGGGCAATGCTTCAtggaaaatataataacGACAGCAAttgatactttttttagGAAGCAATTGCTTGGGTAGATTACatgattcaaaaaattgtctccattttttatttttcttaccATCTGTTCAAATAACTGCTTTCTGCGAGGGGATCCTGAAGCCAAAATAATccttttatcttttaattgACGGTGCATTGACGTTTCCAAAGTAAAATGAGAATCGTAAGAAGGAGGAGACGTATCCATTTTTTCGTTgctcattttgaaaatataaagaagtaaactttgaaaaatgatttgaactcaacaaatttaactcaaagttgttttttgcaaattttgtgtttctttttctattacCAATAGGTACGGATGCAACGAAGCACATAAACATTTAATAGTGACATACAATAGGACCCCATATCTTTCGAGCTCGCTATATTGTACAGTCAAaggtattaaaaaaatgtgaaTTGTATAcgagtaaaaaaaaaaatcaggACCGATTTTAATGTGAAGAGAAGCTTTGAAAGAGATTTTTCGCATGTATTATGGCGTTGGTAGCTTCTGcagtcatttttttaagcacGGTCTAATGACCTTcctttatttcattttgtaaacatcAAACATAATAAATCTAAGCAAAATTGCatattgaaataaatcACCATACCGCAAGCAGCACGCAAGTGTATTCGGGAGTAAATTGTTTAATCTTTGGCATCATCGTAACTATTGCaatatattataatataaaataaatgagtATATGATGTTTATaatatcaattttaaatcatatTATGGAGGTATGTGAATCGCTAGTAAAGCCTCTTACCTATATAGATTTTGCATCCTTAtccattttattaacaataTTCTTACAAATTTGGAGACCTAACAGATTGAGATTTGTATAAGTCTTCTCCATTATTTAAACTAAGttttgagaaaaagaaaatttttagcttTTGGAAATTGCTTGCTAATGGAAccaattcaaaaaatggaCTCCTTAAATAATAAGGAAGGTCAACCtgacaaaaaaagaaaaaagcatgAGTCAGAAAAGGAGGGTGAAAATGAAGTTCTCGAAATTGATGTAACAAAACCCGTTCCCCCTTCTAAGAAGTTGATGCGAAAGCTTAGAAAGGCTGGTAAAATTGACAAAGACGGAAATTGGACACCTGAAGCTCTTGAAGAagctaaaaagaaagaagagaagaGATTGAAACGGCTGGATGCTAAATATGGTAGGAAAGAGGAAGGTGAATCACAAGAAGAGAGCAAAAGATCACCATGGGGTATTTGGGTGGGTAATTTAAGTTTTCATACAACGAAGGAAATTTTAACAGACTTTTTTGTTCGGGAGACAAGTGAAATGATAAAGGAAGTATctgaagaaaatattaaaccCATTACAACCGAACAAATTACTCGTATACACATGCCCATGtcgaaagaaaaaagattccAAAACAAAGGTTTTGCATATGTTGACTTTGCTACTGAAGATGCGCTTAAGCTAGCTCTTCAATGTTCCGAAAAGGCTCTCAATGGTAGAAACATCTTGATCAAGTCGAATACAGATTTTTCTGGGAGACCAAGCAAGCCAGCAAACACTCTTTCCAAAACTGCATCTATACAATCATCTAAGAAGGAGCCTTCCTCGATCCTTTTCGTTGGCAACTTGGATTTTGAAACCACTGATGCCGACTTAAAGGAGCACTTTGGTCAAGTTGGCCAAATTCGACGTGTTCGCTTGATGACCTTTGAGGATACGGGCAAATGTAAAGGCTTTGGATTTGTTGATTTTCCAGACATTGACACATGTATGAAAGCTATGGAACTTGGCCATAATAGTTGGCGGTTAGAATACGGAGAAGATCGGTCTAAAAGGATGAGGAACAAGTCCCCAATGGCTCGCTCTGGTCGATTTAATGATGCTGAATCTTTAGGTCAAGAGGACAAACCAAACTTCAAGAGAGCTAGGAAGATTGACCCGCGTTCTGTCCGTCCCGGTGCAGCATTAGCGAAGGCTCAGCGATCCTCCGCTGCTATTGTTGAGCCAGCTGgccaaaaaattaaatttgattaataTAACTTATGAAGGAATACTCGATTACGTTcgtttttagaaaaaactattttggGTCAGGGCAtattaatataaaatatttttcatttattgtCTTAGTTTTTAATTAGCAATGCTATATTTACATATTACTCATCGTATCACATATATTGATACTTATTGCATTAGTATTTATGAGTGTGGATAAGCTTTTGAGTAGGAAGGTAAACTAGAGAAATACTATCTCCTTTTGTGGCTGTTGTTTATGATGGCATCTTTGCCCATATTAATTATCTAAAGCAACTAAAAAGACCATGAACTAATAATGACCACCAGTCACTTATTTTCCATGGCcttgctttttttgtttacgaaTTTAACAGTCACATTTACTGATTGGATTAgtaatttgaattttttattcgttATATCTTTTAACAACCTAATATCCCATTTACTAGTATAAATAGGCGGCGCCCTCGTAAACTCCACCAACACCATAAGATTTAGTCATTCATTGTCTGAATATAAATAGGTTAATATTGATGGTATGTCGAATCCTAAGTtgcaaataaaagcaaGCCTTTTACCATGATGATTTTCTTCGTTAAACCCAGCTCACTCGGAGTATTTACATTGACGAGTACGCgaagtttttatttatctgAACATTGCTATTGCACagaacttttttatttgaaacgTATGCTAACCTTTAATAGAAAAGTATTAGCATATTTATAAATcttcattaataaattatataaacATTAGTCTTGCTTATACGATTAGCTTGTCTGAATTTTCGTTTATGGTAGCTTCCACACGTTGTTTTGTACTTTTAGTTTAGGCATGTAGTGTCTTctagtaaaaaatatagaCTTATTCACAACGATGCAGTTTAAGTAAG
This portion of the Schizosaccharomyces pombe strain 972h- genome assembly, chromosome: I genome encodes:
- the ifs1 gene encoding Maf-like protein Ifs1 (Maf-like protein, nucleoside-triphosphate diphosphatase, human ASMTL ortholog) codes for the protein MSNEKMDTSPPSYDSHFTLETSMHRQLKDKRIILASGSPRRKQLFEQMGFPNVETCVSGFPEDLNKSMYITPWEYAADTSVQKAIAVYEKLAAEEDSPDIVVSADTILILDSEIMEKPNDPKHHLAMLKKLRNSKTPHKVFTAVSVIVPMEVPIHPGYVMKTHLEETQVKFDPSITDEFLEAYVRCGEGSDKAGGYAIQGHGALLIESIIGDFSNVVGLPIRATFKLMEEALEQGDADNYD
- the rnp24 gene encoding RNA-binding protein Rnp24, giving the protein MEPIQKMDSLNNKEGQPDKKRKKHESEKEGENEVLEIDVTKPVPPSKKLMRKLRKAGKIDKDGNWTPEALEEAKKKEEKRLKRLDAKYGRKEEGESQEESKRSPWGIWVGNLSFHTTKEILTDFFVRETSEMIKEVSEENIKPITTEQITRIHMPMSKEKRFQNKGFAYVDFATEDALKLALQCSEKALNGRNILIKSNTDFSGRPSKPANTLSKTASIQSSKKEPSSILFVGNLDFETTDADLKEHFGQVGQIRRVRLMTFEDTGKCKGFGFVDFPDIDTCMKAMELGHNSWRLEYGEDRSKRMRNKSPMARSGRFNDAESLGQEDKPNFKRARKIDPRSVRPGAALAKAQRSSAAIVEPAGQKIKFD